A genomic region of Pseudomonas sp. KU43P contains the following coding sequences:
- a CDS encoding bile acid:sodium symporter family protein, translated as MTASPLLTTFLPLALGIIMLGLGLSLTLADFARVVKYPKPVVVGLACQILLLPFLCFLIANGFGLESALAVGLMLLAASPGGTTANLFSHLAHGDVALNITLTAVNSLIAILTMPLLVNLSLSWFMASDQAIPLQFAKVMQVFAIVLLPVALGMLIRHLTPAFAARMEKPMKAVAALFLAFTIALALAKDWQTVVEYAPVVGLAALLFNLASLSVGYWVPRLLSIPKRQAIAIGMEIGIHNGTLAIALALSPSLLNNATMAVPAALYSLIMFFTAAAFGWWVSRGHAAAQGQAKGETVN; from the coding sequence ATGACCGCCTCGCCGCTGCTCACCACCTTCCTGCCCCTCGCCCTGGGCATCATCATGCTGGGTTTGGGCCTGTCGCTGACCTTGGCCGACTTCGCCCGGGTGGTGAAGTACCCCAAGCCAGTGGTGGTCGGCCTGGCGTGCCAGATCCTGCTGCTGCCATTCCTGTGTTTCCTGATCGCCAACGGCTTTGGCCTGGAGTCGGCGCTAGCGGTCGGCCTGATGCTGCTGGCGGCCTCGCCGGGCGGCACTACCGCGAACCTGTTCAGCCACCTGGCCCACGGCGATGTGGCGCTGAACATCACCCTGACCGCGGTGAACTCGCTGATCGCGATTCTGACCATGCCGTTGCTGGTGAACCTGTCGCTGAGCTGGTTCATGGCTTCGGACCAGGCGATTCCGTTGCAATTCGCCAAGGTCATGCAGGTGTTCGCCATCGTGCTGCTGCCGGTGGCGTTGGGCATGCTGATTCGCCACTTGACGCCCGCGTTTGCCGCGCGCATGGAAAAACCGATGAAGGCGGTGGCCGCGTTGTTCCTGGCGTTCACCATCGCCCTGGCACTGGCCAAGGACTGGCAGACGGTGGTGGAGTATGCCCCTGTCGTCGGCCTGGCCGCGCTGCTGTTCAACCTGGCCAGCCTGTCGGTGGGTTACTGGGTGCCGCGCTTGCTGAGCATCCCCAAGCGCCAGGCGATTGCCATCGGCATGGAGATCGGCATTCACAATGGCACGTTGGCGATTGCCCTGGCCTTGAGCCCGTCACTGCTGAACAATGCCACCATGGCGGTGCCGGCGGCGCTGTACAGCCTGATCATGTTCTTCACCGCCGCCGCGTTCGGCTGGTGGGTCAGCCGTGGCCACGCTGCCGCTCAGGGGCAAGCCAAGGGCGAAACGGTGAACTGA
- a CDS encoding sterol desaturase family protein: protein MLFNFLVLIGTLVAMEGVGTLAHKYIMHGWGWWLHRSHHEPHLGMLETNDLYLVALGLIAAALVALGKAGHAPLQWVGAGVAGYGVLYVLAHDGFFHRHWPRPPRPVNRYLKRLHRAHRLHHAIKGRTGSVSFGFFYAPPLKVLKRQLQARRSRG from the coding sequence ATGCTGTTCAATTTCCTCGTGCTCATCGGCACCCTGGTGGCCATGGAAGGTGTCGGCACGCTGGCGCACAAGTACATCATGCATGGTTGGGGCTGGTGGCTGCACCGATCGCATCACGAACCGCACCTGGGCATGCTCGAAACCAACGACTTGTACCTGGTGGCGCTGGGCCTGATTGCAGCCGCACTCGTGGCGCTGGGCAAGGCCGGCCATGCACCGCTGCAGTGGGTCGGTGCCGGTGTGGCAGGCTACGGGGTGTTGTACGTGCTGGCGCACGACGGTTTCTTCCATCGCCACTGGCCGCGCCCGCCACGGCCGGTGAACCGCTACCTCAAGCGCCTGCACCGCGCCCATCGGTTGCATCACGCGATCAAGGGGCGCACCGGCAGTGTGTCATTCGGTTTTTTCTACGCACCGCCCCTGAAGGTGCTCAAGCGCCAGTTGCAGGCCCGGCGCAGCCGCGGCTGA